One part of the Pseudoalteromonas ulvae UL12 genome encodes these proteins:
- a CDS encoding hotdog fold domain-containing protein: MTTSQVKPNKVMALYNKLTPLPFGRRFFTLMITRMAPYFGSMGPLITNLRVNHCECLIKKRRKVFNHIKTVHVIAICNGLEMAMGVMAEASIPKHLRWIPKGMSVDYTAKAGSDIRCIAQVTPEQWTPGDMLVPVTAYDDQGTIVVQGHIKLWITEKPNKA, from the coding sequence ATGACTACATCACAGGTTAAACCCAACAAAGTCATGGCACTTTATAATAAGTTGACTCCACTGCCCTTTGGACGTCGGTTTTTTACATTAATGATTACGCGAATGGCCCCTTATTTTGGCTCTATGGGTCCATTAATCACCAATTTACGGGTGAATCACTGCGAATGTTTAATCAAAAAACGCCGAAAAGTCTTCAATCATATTAAAACTGTGCATGTCATCGCTATTTGTAATGGCTTAGAAATGGCGATGGGAGTCATGGCCGAAGCCTCAATTCCCAAACACTTGCGTTGGATCCCAAAAGGAATGAGTGTTGATTATACCGCCAAAGCAGGCAGTGATATTCGCTGCATTGCACAGGTCACACCTGAGCAATGGACCCCAGGAGACATGCTAGTGCCAGTGACAGCGTATGACGATCAAGGAACAATTGTTGTGCAAGGCCATATAAAATTGTGGATCACTGAAAAACCAAACAAAGCCTAG
- a CDS encoding RluA family pseudouridine synthase, with protein sequence MFMMATLDSDPCLHLFEHPICDTALPERFTFVFYYEPHPLCVRAAEQLQTQYLSAPNWVHNFGLTGQLDGAIGKMFGVLLVRDKHGQIGFLAGFSGKLANCNHLDGFVPPVFDLLDENSFFLQSQLYINRLNTQLDQLQNDPKLSALREQLQRVEQQSEQEIAAHKALMAKDKQQRKIQRLDANGLEPEAQRELTRQLDQRSISQKLKLRDLKLNWQQQIEHISSQLQILEQAVTQLQQQRKTESAALQQKIFEQYQFLNRDQQLKSLAEIFSPLDNPTPPAGAGECAAPKLLHYAFKQGMTPLALAEFWWGASPKSEVRQHKNYYPACMSKCQPILSHMLSGIAVDPNPLIVNTAKGKPLPIVYQDEEMVVVNKPAEFLSVPGKTITDSVQTRIAQLFPQASGPLIVHRLDMSTSGLMVIALNKHAHQRLQRQFIERTVKKRYVALLDGSLAVQQGEISLPLRVDLADRPRQLVCTEHGKHALTYFEVIGIEKGLTRVHLYPHTGRTHQLRVHCAHHLGLNSPIKGDDLYGKKAQRLHLHAEQLVLKHPLNGIELTFCVEAEF encoded by the coding sequence ATGTTTATGATGGCCACTCTTGATTCTGATCCTTGCTTACATCTGTTTGAGCACCCTATTTGTGATACAGCCTTACCGGAGCGTTTTACCTTTGTATTTTATTATGAGCCGCACCCGCTTTGTGTGCGGGCAGCAGAGCAGTTGCAGACCCAATATTTAAGTGCGCCTAATTGGGTACATAATTTTGGTTTGACTGGCCAGCTTGATGGCGCGATAGGTAAAATGTTTGGCGTATTATTAGTGCGTGATAAACACGGCCAGATTGGCTTTTTAGCTGGGTTTTCGGGGAAGTTGGCTAATTGTAATCATCTTGATGGATTTGTTCCTCCTGTATTTGATTTACTCGACGAAAACAGTTTTTTTTTACAGTCTCAACTTTATATAAATCGCCTTAATACACAACTTGATCAGTTACAAAACGATCCTAAATTGAGCGCCTTACGTGAGCAGTTGCAGCGCGTGGAGCAACAAAGTGAGCAAGAAATAGCCGCGCACAAGGCACTCATGGCAAAAGACAAACAGCAGCGAAAAATACAGCGCCTTGACGCAAACGGATTAGAACCAGAGGCGCAGAGAGAATTAACTCGGCAACTCGATCAACGCAGCATTAGTCAAAAACTGAAATTAAGAGACTTAAAACTCAACTGGCAACAGCAAATAGAACATATTTCTTCACAATTGCAGATACTTGAACAGGCCGTCACCCAGTTGCAACAGCAGCGAAAAACAGAGTCGGCTGCCTTACAGCAAAAAATATTCGAGCAATACCAATTTTTAAATCGGGATCAGCAATTGAAAAGTCTTGCCGAGATATTTTCTCCTTTAGATAATCCCACTCCGCCAGCTGGTGCGGGTGAGTGCGCTGCGCCTAAATTATTACACTATGCGTTCAAACAAGGAATGACACCATTGGCTTTAGCTGAGTTTTGGTGGGGCGCGTCACCAAAGTCTGAAGTACGTCAGCATAAAAACTATTATCCGGCGTGTATGAGTAAGTGTCAGCCAATTTTAAGCCATATGCTGAGTGGCATAGCGGTCGATCCTAATCCACTGATCGTCAATACTGCCAAAGGAAAACCATTACCGATTGTTTATCAAGATGAGGAGATGGTTGTTGTTAACAAACCAGCGGAGTTTTTATCTGTTCCCGGTAAAACCATAACTGACTCGGTGCAGACTCGGATTGCTCAGTTGTTTCCACAGGCATCTGGACCGTTAATTGTTCATCGCTTGGATATGTCGACCTCTGGCTTGATGGTGATAGCGCTTAATAAACATGCTCATCAGCGTTTGCAGCGGCAATTTATTGAACGTACAGTAAAAAAACGTTATGTGGCATTACTTGATGGGTCACTCGCAGTGCAACAAGGCGAGATTAGTCTGCCATTACGTGTTGATTTAGCTGACCGTCCTCGTCAATTAGTTTGCACAGAACATGGCAAACATGCTTTAACTTATTTTGAAGTTATTGGCATTGAAAAGGGTTTAACCCGAGTGCACTTGTACCCACACACAGGGCGTACACACCAGTTGCGTGTTCATTGTGCGCATCATCTTGGGCTCAATAGCCCAATAAAAGGCGATGACTTATATGGAAAAAAAGCGCAGCGTTTACACCTTCATGCGGAGCAGTTAGTGCTAAAACATCCCCTTAATGGCATTGAATTGACATTTTGTGTGGAGGCGGAGTTTTAG
- a CDS encoding DUF1439 domain-containing protein, whose amino-acid sequence MVKYIKANVVFVILLVWIGSLTGCSSLNSLVLYQISEQTINQQTAAQLSSLAAEHRVMGIPVTLGVTQALFTVGPDGKDVVRLTVKAQANIKMFGLRYPVLLHSSLEAKPVYRGQDHSIYLQQLAILHSSIEAAGFKGNLKPLDDNLQALISQFLAANPIYTLNEQNPTERLLMSVPVDIKIKAGLVELTPSLH is encoded by the coding sequence ATGGTTAAGTATATAAAAGCAAATGTTGTGTTTGTAATTTTATTAGTGTGGATTGGTAGCCTCACAGGGTGCAGTAGTCTTAATTCTCTGGTTCTATATCAAATCAGTGAGCAAACAATTAATCAACAAACAGCCGCGCAGCTGTCGAGTTTAGCTGCTGAACATCGCGTGATGGGGATCCCTGTGACGCTTGGTGTCACACAGGCACTTTTTACCGTAGGGCCGGATGGTAAAGATGTGGTGCGTTTGACGGTCAAAGCCCAAGCGAATATCAAGATGTTTGGTTTGCGCTACCCCGTGTTATTACACTCGTCACTGGAAGCGAAACCTGTTTATCGCGGGCAAGATCACAGTATCTATTTACAACAATTGGCAATTTTACATTCATCGATTGAGGCCGCAGGTTTTAAAGGTAACTTGAAACCTTTAGATGATAATTTGCAGGCGTTAATTTCGCAGTTTTTAGCTGCGAACCCGATTTATACCCTCAATGAACAAAATCCAACAGAACGATTGCTGATGAGTGTACCTGTGGATATTAAAATTAAAGCAGGCTTAGTTGAACTGACACCCAGTCTTCATTAA